The window tcctcattttccctttttagcaagTCAATTTTttcgcgaagaaatttaatcgtagctttacaagatggagtacatgaaacttcatttaccggaatggATGAGGAactcattttttataaaaaaatatgccctttgactaaaaactcaaaagtcaaccctaaaagtcaaatttaaaaggtCAAACTTCAAAGTCAAactgaaaagctaaatttgaaaattttaaagtcaaacgagaaagtcaaaatttaaagtcaaaggtcaacttttaaaaatcaaagtcaaaattttaagtaaaaagtcaaaaataaaagttaaaatttaaaaactaaaatttttggttgaaaatggaatttaaaattaaaagaaattgaatttttgggctaaaagtgtGAATTTGATCCTGCTagtagtcatatgcttgtctcaaagattaagccatgcatgtgtaagtatgaacaaattcagactgtgaaactgcgaatgactcattaaatcagttatagtatgtcctaattatgtcacaatttttcgtgtttaagtggacaacaatactggcgatcgaccagacaaagacgtgaagatggaaggtaccgacaaacggataaaggttgtctaaaaactttgatcccaaatcattcttaaagttagatatcattttatttttgttaaatttgttcatagttttcctctatgcacaaattttaggaggagaattaaaaataattcaaaaatcaaacaaaaatcagaaaattaaaaatccaaaaatagtgttatttcttgttcagaaaaatcagaaaatccaaaaatatttttgtttctgtttttagtTTTCCAGAAtatataaaaaatccaaaaatatttttttttgtctgctaatttttcttttagctttgttttgtcttgaaaagtgatttcaggcgtagatgagactcgtggagactgtattgaagatcttctgagccaaggcttcatctgtgagcatcgaagaattctcattcgaaggaacaagaaatgaagattattctttcaacatttaatttgtcaaccccagaagcaaggtgaagctgaaattgaagattatataacggattgcattgaagcctcctcaatcagtctgctgctatcttaaacctgctgaagtgatccagtagATTATTTCTCTTTGTTGTTCTCTTTgcagattctcaagctgaaagcgctatctttcaagaatctctacaagaagcctcttcacccaatgtgcgttcaatgtcaaattctgcagaaatcccaactgctcaagatgaagccatttattgaagattcatatgttcatcttgaagctgtgaagaatttgaagattaatgctgaagccaagttcccaatgaagactAACAAGAATaatcagctactttttagggggggcttgttgggtcaattagaaaagaaagctataaaccaagggggagattgttgggtcaaaaaaatatggtttatactttgcttttctaggaaaatatatttttctataatgtaatatgtaattttgtggctgtgtacggccgcacacgcgTGTGCAGCTGTACACTCGTGTGCTGCTGGTGgcccatgtctcatatatatagggtgaggagtgcatgtgagtgtaaggctagaagagagagaaagttagagagaagaagtgtgtgtgagagagaatctattatAAGGAATATCAATCATATCATTAATacattagattcaagttattcttcttctcattctcttctatttgatctgacatcatccaattgatcgggattccgcaccatcaattggatctgattgatacacaagcaattttggggacttacattgAGGCCATTttttcaaatagagccattgagccgttgcatgggcatcaagatccaaactttacgtgtttatattgcttaaggaggccagatctatgagttagaggaacggatctgaccttaggagctcatttgagctcgagcatggcatgaactcgccgagtaccaagagcagactcggcaagtagggttcgGGTTTCCCCATAGTTCACCCAGTGAGTGCTTGCCGAGTTGGgagaatgactcagtgagtcagaaggaattagaggactggagttcaaggcggaactcgccgggttcataatgggactcgacgagttgattcggggtggccccgtgactcatgccaggtgggacccatcgagcaggggaaagactcgacgtgtcatgcaagactagagggatagtggacacacgtagactcaccgagtcacctaagtgcactcggcgagtcgggtcagagtctgaccgttgactttgtttaCTTTGAGGATTGGTCAACTATGGAGTCTTCAtgtcaagagagggttgagtctagtctctagaattatatttatgagagtattttactttatgtgatttggCGGAGGCTAGAACGTATTGCTacagagtcagagatttaccgagacatctgaggtgagtcttctcactatactttaccttgagtggtaaatagggttatgtgacagagtatcttgtatgctatgtttgtgatgtgttgtactgcattatttctatgtgatttatgttgtgtgtattccagagttcacagagttaggaccagagggtccacagagttagggccaataggaccacagagttatagcctcgagtggctaacatgtgttatatgtggtattttggggaactcactaagctttatgcttacagtgttatgtgttatgtgtttcaggtaccagtgatgatcacgggaaggcgccgacatgattcataCACACGCATGagatttatgtattttgatcttggaaaatgtttttgtgaaacaaagatatgatacaatgagataTGTTAATAAATGTGtctgaaaatttgttttgaaaaactaaaaattgttttaattcttacggtgttacacatttatttatttcattttactttattttaatatttagaaaaaaaatatatttttatgtaaaaaaCCTAAAACTTCTAGCTCAAAAAATAAGATGTTACAAACTTTCTGTATGATTCTTATAACAATCTAAGAAATCAAATGACAAATGATTTCTTCATAttataatgctcaaaaaccaTTAAGAATATAACAAAAATTAAAAGTAGAATCATGACAATTATGAGTTATAAGAAAAAATGATTCAAACAGAAACGAAAATTGAATTTCAAATGAATATCAGTTGAAATTAGATTCCAAAGAAATTGTCAAAATTGAAGGTTGTTTCGAATTTTTTTAGGTATTTTTTAGGAAAAATTTAACGGTTTTtccgaaaaaaaattatttaatccaGAACATTACTTGTAAACATCTCAAAAACATCAAATCAAAACACatagaaaaataaaaagtattttgtagggaaaaaaaacttttagttaatataagacaaaactcaaaatataaaGTTGTTCATAATATTAACTCAAAATATAATCTCAAAATTGAAGGAATCCTAATAGACATCAAAACGAAATTAAGGAaacattattaaaagaaattacGGAAACATTATTAAAAACGAAATCAGGAAACATTATTAAACCCTATTACTAAAACATTATTAAAAATCAGTCCATGTCCATTTTCTCAAGAACAACAAATTTCAATGTATCTGCATCACATGTGAATCCATAAGGAACCATCACAATAACATCTTGTACCATCCGATCTCCAACACTTGACACACTCGCGTACTGAACTTTCAAGTCATAGCTTCTAAGGACATCCATCAACTTCGCTGCCGGATGGTTCATGTGCGCCGATTGTACCCTAATCATGGCCTGTGATCCAAATAATTTCACCTCGACTTCATCCCTGTTGTTAGTTCCTGAACCACGAACATGACACATGTTCATCTGGCTCTCATTTCTTGACGTAATTGCTACTGATGATTCTGTACCCACTTTCTCTTCTAGTGTTTGGATCCTGGCTTTCAGCTCATTGATGTAAGTAACGGCATCAGCCAGAAGAGAAGCTTTGTCCATCTTTGAGACATAAGGAACCACACTTCGGAGAGCATAAAATCGATCGTTTAGCTTCTCTCTTCGCTGTCTTTCGGCCTCTACATGATACCCTAGTGCCATCACTTCCGAATGTGCAACTTCACCCTTCGCTTTTCTAACTCTCTTCTTTGGTGTACTCAAAACATTGGTTGTTGATAGCGACGAGCTACCGATTTCAACTGGATCAGAATCCGAAGACGACATATGCATGTCCTTCATGCTCATTTCGAGTTGTCCTTCAACACTGACTTGATTCTGAACACCTGGTGATTACCCAAAAGAAGGATTCAAAGATCCATATTAGTTAAAACTGAAAAAAAGATCAAGATTCAATGATGATATCTTTTTAGATTACATAAGCGTCTCAAGTGTCAAGATTCATTCTTTTTTCAAGGGTTTCAGAAAATGACAAAACTGAAAAAAAGAACCTTGATTAGGGTTTTCATATTCATCAACAAGAGGGGAGAGGTTAACGTTGAAGTAGTTATCGGGATCGAAGACGGATTTTGTTAACTGGATTAGACCTTCATCTTCTTTCACAGTATCACAAGAACCCAATTCAACAACGCCAATCACAGTCGGAATACAAACCAACGACTTTATTCCATGAACTCTAACTTCTTCAGTTCTTTGGCTGGAGTACTTCTTTAACTGCATGTCCCCAGCCAACCACAGGTGGGACCCTGAACTAAAACAATCCCCGACGACGTCAAATTTGGCCGGAAAACACATCGTAGTAGAAGACATAATCAACCACTGGGTATCAGAAACAGAATCAGACCCAAAAATTGGGTCATTGCCATTAATAATGGGAGCAGTCATGTCATGGTTGGGGCCGGGGAAATAGCCGTCGGCCCACAGGAGAACAAGATTACCGTCTTTGTCGGTGGAAGCCTGCCAGAATATGCCGTAAAGCCACCTTTCTGGTCGGTTTTGGAGGATGAATTTCAGTCGCGTTTGAAGCGATGATATTGGCATAGTGGCTGGGGTAAGCAATGCCATTGAAAAGCTTTGAGGTTTTATATTGTGATGAACTCCGGCGATAGCTGGAGTTAGCGAGTGAAAATGGAATGTAAGATGTGGAAATTAATCTGCTGATGTCTGTTAAATACTGCTTGCAATAGACGTCTCTTGTAGCGTTAAAAATATTCTTGTTATTTTAATATTCTTTTAAGACATATTAACCACGCTTGTAAATATTAAAGTCTTTATCTTACTTAACACGAGGCGAAAAAAagaaaaactgtatcaaatttgtTTCTGTTGTTTTCTGTTGTAGCCCCAATATTATTTGATGAACAAGTTGAATAAATATTTTGGCCCTTATCTTAGTTAACACTAACACGAAGCGAATAAAAAAGTGTATCAGCTTTGTTTATTCCTTTTCATTTTGAGTAAATTTAAAATTATAACTAAAATTTCAATAAACAATAACGCCATacggataaaaaaaaaaaaaaaaaaaaaaaaaaaaaaaagtattctaTAAAAGTGGTAGCCCACATTATTTGTACGAATCACACGGTTAGTATTCATAACGCATTTAACTTTTAGTTAGTATTCATAACGcatttaacttttagtttttaaTTGATTGTGAAGATCGAGTTATAAATTCAATCAAATATTGATTTTATACCAAAAGATGAACACAATATCTAAATAATCTGGTTTAAACTCTCATTATCTAGAAGACAATAAGATACAAGTACAAAGTATGATCTAATAAAGTGTAAAATTGTTTATGTACTTATGACCTATGTTACAACGGTATTTATAGTGCTATCAACAGATACAAGATATTGGGGAAGACTTCGACTATAATGTACAAATTCTAAAGTGCTTCCTGAAATATATAGATATATTGAAGTCTCGCAAACATCAATATGGCTTACAACCATTAACTTTGACATTTCAAACTAACACTTCGACACATAATACCTTCAACAACATATGAACCCAACATTTTCCCGCTTTGCAAAGAGTATTCAAGCATTTAAACTAATGGTAGTGTCTTCAGTGCTTCCATTAAGGTCTTCCTAATTTCTATGTACCAGCAAACATCCATTTTAATCTTCTGTCTTTCAGCATCAGAGTTTTTCTTGCATTTAGCAACTCTAAACAAAAGATTGGTTAGGTTGCTGTCGAATGCTTATCCTTCACATATGCGCAAAATAAAGATTTCCTTTGCTTCCTTTTACTTTCTTCCTCTGAAACACCGCTACGAAAGGTTTCGAAACTATCTCCCCATATTGCTCCAAATCTACATTGTCAATTGTAGACTTTAGATTCTTCTCAGGCTTGTTATATGACTTGGAAATCGTGAAGTGTAATAGACCAAGATGTGCTAACTAGCAATCCGTGTACTTCTTGAGGTATGGATATCCCACAACATACAACTTCTTATCTGTCACATGCTTAtcatccaacattttcatcatatATGCCACTGTGATCAGATCATTCAAATTCAGCAATAAGAAGTTTGCAATAGTGAACTCATAAGCACTATTATCTTCCCTTATCACCTTATATTGGTAGCTTTGTAAATGACTTTCAAATATAACATCTTTCGATATTGAAAGCAACTTTGTAACTTTTTTCAAGGACTTGACATGTTCTTCCTTCTATCCCAACACAACATGAAATCTCATCTTCATATAATTCAAATTTTCATCTTCAAGAAATCTATCTGGAAGCATGAATTGTATAAACATGAACATTACAGGATTAAAAGGGAAATCCAGTTGTGACAATGGTAAATTTTGAATTACGAAGTTGTCATTTGGCAACTTTTCAAAGGCATTATGTAAGATCCCAAGATTTACGATGAATGCGGAAATGTAATGATTATGTGAATCAAACAATATCAAGAACactagaaataaataaaataatttaagcTCTCATTAGTCTAGAAAGTTATTACAAATTGGGACTTGCAATCTTTCTCTCACTAGACTAATCTCTCATGTTGTTACATAAATGAGAGCATCTTACttcttatttataggaaaagCTCAAACCATTACACATTTAAAGAGGGTAAGCCTACATCACATCCAATGAGGACTTTGCACCtaacattccccccccccctcaaagTTACGATTAGATATCCTGACTTCAATATCCAGATAAGCACCAAGCGATGAAGACCAAGTCCCTGCCAAAGTAATATCGGTCTTTAAATCCGCTTTGAAACGAATATCTTTCGAATACCCATTTCattttctccccctttttataatcaacaaatgattataaaaccaaaaaaatatgaaaactcTCGAGGAGTAATCCATATGAAACTCCCCCTCGATGCGTGACAAAAATGCAACACTTCAATTCtgagaaaatccaaaaaatacgCCAAATTCTTCAAATCTTTGACTTCCCGGACTTGAAAATGAACACACATTGTTCATAAACCACAAACATTTTTGCACCAATTAACCAACCCAAAAAGCCAAGAGAAAATCTTCAGAAATTGTTAAGATTTCGACTTCTGGGTGAGGGTTGTTAACATTCTAAAACTCCAGGGATCAATTTTGAAAAGTTACCAACACCTTCCCATTTTTCGTTCCAGTTGCAAAATATTGCGAGTTTGGGTGACATTTGATAAATCTCTGAAACTATAAGGACCTGAAACGAAAATCATTGTCTTCTTCTTCCCAAATCGTTCCAGACGCGAAACCAAAGAAACGCATACAACATTAGCCGAAACTACTTTCAACTCTTAGTCAAGTTTCGATTCCAATCTTGAACTTTCGATTCCAATGATCTCCAATTCAACTTCAGTCGAGTCGAGACTTCACTTTCGACTGCTATATCATCCACTTTCAATTCCAATGAGTACACATTTACACTCAAAACATCTTTCGATCTTAACTCCAATAACAATACTCTAATACTCGTAACAAGTGTGAATCTTTGTCCACTAAAAATTGAAACTCGTAACTCAAGACCCAACAATTTTTTGTTCTTGATATGAGTTCTTCAGTTCACAATCGACCTATCCCAGTTACAAGAACCCAATAGCGATAATCAAAACTGAAAACTCTATATCCAGTTGTGAAAATCCCCACTTGATGCGAATCATCTTTCGACCACAACAACTCAAATCGAATAAATCAAAGCATCGCTAATCACTTTTGTTCTCAACACCTGCTCGCTATTGAATAATCCCCATTCAAATTGAGGAACTTATCCAGTCAGTTTTCGTTATCAACCATTCACTTCTGTGTCGAATCTTATATCAAATCCAAACTTACGAGACCCGACTCTCTGAACACACATACCAAAATCACAATGATCGTTCTGATTCATCTCCTTCTTCGTTTTCACAATCCCATCGTTCTGATTCATCTCCTTCTTCGTTTTCACAATCCCATTCACAATTGAATCTAATTCCAAATCCAAACTTGAATGAATCCAAATAAATCGCTAAATATACCAAAATCGATTTCATTGATTTGAAATTTTATTAAGTGCGAATCTCGCGAGAGTTTATCACAACTTATGTTCCGATATTTTAAATTGAGAACTTATCCATTCAGTTTTCAATATCCAGTTTtgaaaaccgaaccgaaccggcCAGTTGGACCGGTTCAACCGGGAATCGGCAAGGTTACCAgttttaaaacacccaaaaaccgcTTGCGAACAAAACCGTTAAAAACCACCGGTTTTCCTTAGAACCGTAAAAAACCGGTCTGGTTAAACCAGAAATAAAACCGGTTTAATGAACAAATTTGGCTCTCATATTTAGCTCAAAGGAGCAAGCCAGCTCAAAGGAGCCAGCCGATTGAAAGCTTTATTTTTGTTCCTTAAGGGGTTGATAATGTTCACTTTTATAGTTTTAATTTACCCTCGATTCCTTTTCACCCACCGATGTGGGATGCATTTCCTCACCTTTACACTTCTATTTCATTAGCAATTTACAACTCATATTAAATCTCATTTAAACGAACTATTTTCTACGCAACATGCACCTATTACATATATTTTCTTATTTCaactatttattttttacataggTATATCTAAATATCGCACTTCATATATTTAATATACAAATACAAAACAAAAACACACAGtgcatatataattaatatacctatatacatatataaaacacattcgtatatatataatctattcttttacacataacacaacaaaagtttatatatatatatatatatatatatatatatatatatatatatatatatatatatatatatatatatatatatatatatatatatatatccggtttTTCCGGTTTTCGGGACCGGTCCAACCGGTT of the Lactuca sativa cultivar Salinas chromosome 6, Lsat_Salinas_v11, whole genome shotgun sequence genome contains:
- the LOC111890524 gene encoding transcription factor MYC2, producing MALLTPATMPISSLQTRLKFILQNRPERWLYGIFWQASTDKDGNLVLLWADGYFPGPNHDMTAPIINGNDPIFGSDSVSDTQWLIMSSTTMCFPAKFDVVGDCFSSGSHLWLAGDMQLKKYSSQRTEEVRVHGIKSLVCIPTVIGVVELGSCDTVKEDEGLIQLTKSVFDPDNYFNVNLSPLVDEYENPNQGVQNQVSVEGQLEMSMKDMHMSSSDSDPVEIGSSSLSTTNVLSTPKKRVRKAKGEVAHSEVMALGYHVEAERQRREKLNDRFYALRSVVPYVSKMDKASLLADAVTYINELKARIQTLEEKVGTESSVAITSRNESQMNMCHVRGSGTNNRDEVEVKLFGSQAMIRVQSAHMNHPAAKLMDVLRSYDLKVQYASVSSVGDRMVQDVIVMVPYGFTCDADTLKFVVLEKMDMD